The genomic DNA TTGCCCATTTTAGTTGATAGTGTTGGTGGAGTTGAATGTAATGTTGTTGGAAGTGTTATGCATGGAGACCATACCGTTTTTGTAGGAGAGGTTGAATCTGCTTATCTGAATAATGATGTTGACTCTCTAAATTTATCTTCAACTGGCTGGAATTATGGAGGGTAATTATTATAAATGAGTAATTCCTCTATTGAAAAAATAGATAACAAATATAATTTTAAAATTGAATATAAATTAATTAATAATAAGGAGTTATTAAAATCAAGGTTATCCGAAATTCCAAAGTCATCTGGTTGTTATCTTTTTAAAGATATTGATAGTAATTTACTTTATATCGGTAAATCTAAAAAACTACGTAGTAGAGTAAGTAGTTATTTCAATAATTATTCAGATTTAACGCCCAGATTAAGTTTGATGGTTCGTCAAATAACTGAAATAGAAATAATAGTCACAGATAGCGAATATGAAGCATTAAATTTAGAGTCAAATTTAATTAAAACAAACAAACCATACTTTAATATTCTTTTAAAGGATGATAAGAAATATCCATATCTTTGTATAACTTGGAGTGAAAAATATCCTCGAATATTTATTACAAGAAGAAGAAGAAATAGAAATAATTTAGATAGATATTATGGACCTTATGTTGATGTCGGATTATTAAGGAGAACATTATTTACGATAAAAAAAATATTTCCACTTAGACAAAGACCAAGGCCAGTCTATAAAGATAGAACTTGTTTGAATTATTCAATAGGAAGATGTCCAGGTGTCTGCCAAGAAGTTATATCATCTGACGATTATAAAAAAATAATGAAACAAGTATCTATGATATTTCAGGGAAGAAATGATGACTTAGAAATATTTTTACAAAAAAAAATGCAGCAATTTTCAAATGATTTAGACTATGAGAATGCAGCAAAAATAAGGGACCAAATTTCAGGTTTAAAATTATTAACTGAATCACAAAAAATATCAATACCAGATTCTTCAATTAATAGAGATATCTTTGGAATAGTTTCAGAAAAAAATGTAGCTAGTATACAAATTTTCCAAATGAGATCTGGTAAGCTCATTGGGAGAATTGGCTATAGTCAAAAATTAAATAATGAAGATGAAAATCTAATTCTACAAAAGATATTAGAAGAGCATTATATGAATGTTGAAGCTGTAGAAATACCATCAGAAATTCTTATTCAATATAACCTTCCAAAACAAGCAACCATAGAGGATTGGTTAACGGATCTAAGAAAAAAGAAAGTAAAAATCTTAATCCCAAAAAGAAATAAAAAACATGAAACTGTAGAAATGGTTTTAAAAAATGCGAAATTGGAATTAGATAGAATAATAAATGGGATACAAGATAATGAATCATCAATTGAGGATCTTGCCCAAATACTTGAATTAAGCGAACAACCTAAAAGAATTGAAGGTTATGATATAAGCCATATTCAAGGTAGTGACCCTGTAGCATCACAAGTCGTTTTTATTGATGGGATTCCTTCTAAACAGCATTATAGGAAATATAAAATTAAAGATCCAAACATTGTTGTAGGACATAGTGATGATTTTGCTTCGATATATGAAGTAATACATAGAAGGTTTAAAAAATGGTCAAGATTTAAAGAAAACGGAGGGGATTTTTCAATATTAAATGATAAAACGAATAGTAAATTAGACAATGAACTTCTATCAGATTGGCCTGATTTAATAATGATTGATGGAGGAAAAGGACAGTTAAATGCAGCTATTAAAGCATTAAAAGAATTAAATCTTGAAGAAGAAGTAACTATATGTTCATTAGCAAAAAAACATGAAGAAATATTTATTCCAGGCTTTACTAAGTCTCTTGATACTGACGAAAATCAAAAAGGAGTTCTTCTATTAAGAAGGGTAAGAGATGAAGCACATAGATTTGCATTATCTTTTCATAGAGACAAAAGATCTAAGAGAATGAATAGATCTCAATTGTCCCAAATCAGTGGATTAGGACCATCAAGAATAAGAGAATTGCTTGAGCATTTTAAATCAATAGACGCGATAAGAATAGCTAGTAAAGAGGATTTATCAAAAGTTAAAGGACTTGGAAAAAATTCAGTAAATGATATATATGAATATTTTAACGAGTTATAAATATTAATTAATTTTTGAAAAATAGATTTATTGATACTGTTAAATATAACTATATTAAAAATATATATTTTTAAATTAATCTAGTAATTTGGCAGCTGAAGCATATCTCTGGTTTAAATCACTTCACATTATTGGTGTAATCGTTTGGTTTGCGGGCCTTTTTTATTTAGTAAGACTTTTCATATATCATGAAGAATCTAAAAATATGGATAATGAATTAAAAATTGCCTTTAATAAACAATACACCTTGATGGAAAAAAGGCTGGCGAATATAATCACAACACCTGGGATGATATTAGCTTTAAGTATGGCTATATGTATGGTTATTATGCAACCAAGTTGGTTAAGTGAGAAGTGGTTACAAATTAAAATTTCTTTTGTTTTAGGATTAGTAATTTATCATTCTTACTGTTACAAAATAATGTATTCATTACAAAATGGTACTTCAACCATTTCAGCAAAAAACCTTAGATTATTAAATGAATTGCCTACTTTATTATTATTTATAATTGTACTTTTAGTTATTTTTAAAAATAATTTTCCAACTAGTGTTGCTACATGGAGCGTAGTTGGACTAATTATTTTCATATTGGCTTCAATACAATTATATGCAAAGATTAGAAAGAAAAATGAGAATTCATTAAGTAATGAATAGGGAAGACTTAGTAAAATTAACTTCCAATATCAATAAAAATAGTTGTCCTAAAAATATTAATTTTCACTGTCATACAAAATTTAGTGATGGAAGTTTAGAACCATATGAACTTTTAGAACAAGCTTATAAAAATAACTTGAAATTTTTATCAATAACCGATCATCATACAATTAAAGCTCATGAATATATAAAAAAAAATAATATACTCAAAAAATATCCTAAAGATTCTTTTACATTAATTTCGGGAATAGAAATTAATTGTTTGATTCTGGGATGTTTAGTACATGTAATTGGATTGGGAATAGATATAAAAAGTAAATACCTAAATCCCTACATCCTTGGAGAGTCTCCAATAGGTAATGATTTAAATATTAAATCAGTTATTAAAGCAATAAATTTAGCTGGTGGTTTATCATTTCTTGCACACCCAGCGAGATACAGGATTCCCTTTAATAAATTAATTCCAGAGGCCAAAATACAAGGTATTGATGGAATAGAGGTTTGGTACGATTATGAACTTAATGAAGTATGGAATCCTAGTTTATTTGTTTGTTCAGAAATAGATAAATTAGCAGATAAATATTCAATGCTAAAAACATGCGGAACAGATAGTCATGGACTTTCGTTATTAGGTAGATAATTCAGAATTCGTTTTTTTCAATTATTGAATCAGTATTAATAATTATGTTCTTTAAATTTTCAATGACATCTAATGAACAATTATTCCACATTTTTCTATTGACAATTTCAAGTAATCTTTGTGCAATATCTCTTAAAGCCCATGGATTATTCTCTAGAAAGAAATTCCTAAGATCTATATCACATAACCATGATTTATAAACTTCCTCATAACACCAATCTGAGACTACTTCAGTAGAAGCATCAAAAGCATATAAGTAATCTAGTGTAGCTGAAAATTCAAACGCTCCTTTATAACCATTATCCTTCATTCCATTTATCCATTTAGGGTTAAGTATTCTTGATATAACAACTGTATTAATTTCATCTTGTAATTTTGAAATTTTAGATAATCCAAATTTTGATAAATCACCATGATACATTTCAGGTAATTTACCGCTCAATTTTTTTACTGCTGAAGATAATCCACCCTGAAACTGATAATAATCATCAGAATCTAAAATATCATGTTCCTTATTATCTTGGTTATGAACAACTAACTGCACATTTTTAAGTGCATTTTCTAATGATTTTTTATCCTCTATAGGTTCAAGATTATCACTGTAAATCCACTTACTCCAATTAAGAAAAGATTCTCCAAAATCATCAATATTTTCCCAATTAGAATTTGAAATTAGTTCTTGCAGACCAGCTCCATATGAACCTGGCGCTGACCCAAATATACGATTAATTGAATCACCATCCCTTGATGCCCCAGCAAGAGGGTTAAATTTATCATCCTCATTAAGATTAGAAACAAGATTTATTGCTTTAGAAGTTAATTTAACTAACTGTGGAAATGCATCTCTAAACATTCCCGAAATCCTTAAAGTAACATCAACCCTTGGTCTTTCGAGAACAGATAAAGGAATGATTTCTAGATCTACTACTCTTCTTGAAGGCCCATCCCAAATAGGCTTTACTCCTAATAAATATAGTATTTGACAAATGTCTTCACCACCATTTCTCATTGTGGATGTTGCCCATACAGATATTGCTA from Prochlorococcus marinus str. GP2 includes the following:
- the uvrC gene encoding excinuclease ABC subunit UvrC, whose translation is MSNSSIEKIDNKYNFKIEYKLINNKELLKSRLSEIPKSSGCYLFKDIDSNLLYIGKSKKLRSRVSSYFNNYSDLTPRLSLMVRQITEIEIIVTDSEYEALNLESNLIKTNKPYFNILLKDDKKYPYLCITWSEKYPRIFITRRRRNRNNLDRYYGPYVDVGLLRRTLFTIKKIFPLRQRPRPVYKDRTCLNYSIGRCPGVCQEVISSDDYKKIMKQVSMIFQGRNDDLEIFLQKKMQQFSNDLDYENAAKIRDQISGLKLLTESQKISIPDSSINRDIFGIVSEKNVASIQIFQMRSGKLIGRIGYSQKLNNEDENLILQKILEEHYMNVEAVEIPSEILIQYNLPKQATIEDWLTDLRKKKVKILIPKRNKKHETVEMVLKNAKLELDRIINGIQDNESSIEDLAQILELSEQPKRIEGYDISHIQGSDPVASQVVFIDGIPSKQHYRKYKIKDPNIVVGHSDDFASIYEVIHRRFKKWSRFKENGGDFSILNDKTNSKLDNELLSDWPDLIMIDGGKGQLNAAIKALKELNLEEEVTICSLAKKHEEIFIPGFTKSLDTDENQKGVLLLRRVRDEAHRFALSFHRDKRSKRMNRSQLSQISGLGPSRIRELLEHFKSIDAIRIASKEDLSKVKGLGKNSVNDIYEYFNEL
- the hemJ gene encoding protoporphyrinogen oxidase HemJ, which gives rise to MAAEAYLWFKSLHIIGVIVWFAGLFYLVRLFIYHEESKNMDNELKIAFNKQYTLMEKRLANIITTPGMILALSMAICMVIMQPSWLSEKWLQIKISFVLGLVIYHSYCYKIMYSLQNGTSTISAKNLRLLNELPTLLLFIIVLLVIFKNNFPTSVATWSVVGLIIFILASIQLYAKIRKKNENSLSNE
- a CDS encoding PHP domain-containing protein, whose amino-acid sequence is MNREDLVKLTSNINKNSCPKNINFHCHTKFSDGSLEPYELLEQAYKNNLKFLSITDHHTIKAHEYIKKNNILKKYPKDSFTLISGIEINCLILGCLVHVIGLGIDIKSKYLNPYILGESPIGNDLNIKSVIKAINLAGGLSFLAHPARYRIPFNKLIPEAKIQGIDGIEVWYDYELNEVWNPSLFVCSEIDKLADKYSMLKTCGTDSHGLSLLGR